GGAGGCCGAGATCGTGCGGCACGGCGCGGGCGACACCTCACGGTTCGAGTAGACGGTAAAGCGGGGACCAAGGGCCGTTCACGGTTCAACCACGTGCCGGGGGTGGGCGAAATGCCCCGGGAACGGGCGTGCCACGATGCCCGTGATCCGCCCGGTCACGCGGACGGGTTCCTGGCCCCCACCCCCGCAGAGAGGCAGCCCAGCCATGACCGCCGTACAGGGAACCGACGTCGACATCGCCACCGAGGACGGCACCGCCGACGCGTATCTGGCCCACCCCGCCGACGGGGCCGCCCACCCGGCGGTCCTGGTCTTCATGGACGCCTTCGGTCTGCGACCGCAGCTGCGCTCCATGGCCGACCGGCTGGCCGCCGAGGGCTACACGGTGCTGGTGCCGAACGTGTTCTACCGGCACGGTCGCGCCCCGCTGTTCGACCTGCCCGAGTTCATCGATCCGGGGGCGCGTCCGGAGCTCTTCGAGCGCATCGTGCCGGTCATGCAGGGCCTGACGAACGAGCGGGCGATGCGGGACGCCGGTGCGTTTCTGAGCTGGCTGGACGGGTCCCCGGCCGTGGCCGACGGTCCGGTCGCGCTGACCGGTTACTGCATGGGCGCCCGCCTCTCGCTGCTCACCGCCGGCACCTACCCGGAGCGGGTCGCGGCCGCCGCCGGATTCCACGGCGGGCGGCTGGCCACGGACACCCCGGACAGCCCCCACCTGGTGGCCGGCAAGGTCACCGCCGAGCTGTACTTCGGCCACGCCGACCAGGACCCCTCCCTGCCCGAGGAGCAGATCGAGCGCCTGGAGGGGGCACTGACGGCGGCGGGCGTGCGCCACCGCTGCGAGGTGTACACGGGCGCGCCCCACGGTTTCACGCAGGCCGACACCGCCTCGTACCACCAGGAGGGCGACGAGCGGCACTGGTCGGCGCTGCTGGACCTGCTGAAGCGCACATTCTGACCCCAATCGGTTCCTGCCGAACGCGAGTTGCCGGCCTACCGACGGTAAGGGCTTGCTC
This is a stretch of genomic DNA from Streptomyces hawaiiensis. It encodes these proteins:
- a CDS encoding dienelactone hydrolase family protein, with the protein product MTAVQGTDVDIATEDGTADAYLAHPADGAAHPAVLVFMDAFGLRPQLRSMADRLAAEGYTVLVPNVFYRHGRAPLFDLPEFIDPGARPELFERIVPVMQGLTNERAMRDAGAFLSWLDGSPAVADGPVALTGYCMGARLSLLTAGTYPERVAAAAGFHGGRLATDTPDSPHLVAGKVTAELYFGHADQDPSLPEEQIERLEGALTAAGVRHRCEVYTGAPHGFTQADTASYHQEGDERHWSALLDLLKRTF